In a single window of the Acidobacteriaceae bacterium genome:
- a CDS encoding YggS family pyridoxal phosphate-dependent enzyme, which yields MSIPANLERIHNEIADACARAHRDPSTVALMAVSKMHPADAILEAHAAGQRLFGENRVQEWQSKLPTLSSASQFRTSAVANLGAPSAPFASELSSIQPIGLEVHLIGPLQNNKTNKAAEIFHAVDTIDSFKTAERLNRAAATLHKTLPVLIEVKLSPEETKHGLAPEELPTLLDQLAPLNNLHVRGLMTVPPWCTPEDAETARPYFQHLRRLRDQIQPTHPTLTELSMGMTNDFRIAIEEGSTTVRIGTAIFGKRTLPASI from the coding sequence ATGTCCATCCCCGCCAACCTCGAGCGCATCCACAACGAGATCGCCGACGCCTGCGCCCGCGCCCACCGCGATCCCTCAACCGTCGCCCTCATGGCCGTCAGCAAAATGCACCCCGCCGACGCCATCCTCGAAGCCCACGCCGCCGGCCAGCGCCTCTTCGGCGAAAACCGCGTCCAGGAGTGGCAATCCAAACTCCCCACGTTGTCATCCGCTTCCCAATTCCGCACATCCGCCGTGGCGAACCTTGGCGCACCCTCCGCGCCCTTTGCGTCAGAGCTCTCCTCAATCCAACCGATCGGCCTCGAAGTGCACCTCATCGGCCCGCTCCAGAACAACAAAACCAACAAAGCCGCCGAAATCTTCCATGCCGTCGACACCATCGACTCCTTCAAGACCGCCGAGCGCCTCAACCGCGCCGCGGCCACCCTCCACAAAACCCTCCCCGTCCTCATCGAGGTCAAACTCTCCCCGGAAGAGACCAAGCACGGTCTCGCCCCCGAAGAACTCCCCACCCTCCTCGACCAACTCGCGCCGCTTAACAATCTCCACGTCCGCGGTCTCATGACCGTCCCACCCTGGTGCACCCCGGAGGACGCCGAAACCGCCCGCCCCTACTTTCAGCACCTCCGCCGCCTCCGCGACCAGATCCAGCCCACCCATCCCACCCTCACCGAGCTCTCCATGGGCATGACCAACGACTTCCGCATCGCCATCGAAGAAGGCTCAACCACCGTCCGCATCGGCACCGCCATCTTCGGCAAGCGCACCCTCCCGGCATCGATATAA
- a CDS encoding DUF167 domain-containing protein: MIRPIPNGCTLNVRVHPGAKQNAITGTHADALKISLTTPPRDGRANAALIAFLAERLNIPRASIELISGHTSRTKTLRLTGITAAEAESRLLSELA; this comes from the coding sequence ATGATCCGCCCCATACCCAACGGCTGCACCCTCAACGTCCGCGTCCACCCCGGCGCCAAACAAAACGCCATCACTGGCACGCACGCCGATGCCCTCAAGATCTCACTGACCACCCCGCCCAGGGACGGTCGCGCCAACGCCGCGCTCATTGCCTTCCTCGCCGAGCGCCTCAACATCCCGCGCGCGAGCATCGAGCTGATCTCCGGCCATACCAGCCGCACCAAAACTCTCCGCCTCACCGGCATCACCGCCGCCGAAGCCGAGTCACGCCTGCTCAGCGAATTGGCCTAG
- a CDS encoding glycoside hydrolase family 28 protein — MRFLAAVCAVGVGLAGVAAAQTPHSAKVCDVRAYGAKGDGTTKNTAAIQKAIDACADGGGTVKLSGGTFVSGPIVLKSNITLDVEKGATLLGSPDREDFPKATFARKPTVQAFVSAPNAENVTITGGGTIDGNGHIWWEYVRGVKDSGVLGNDHPRPMGIVFDHSKHVHMEDITVQNSGFWQIVPYYADDLTFRNIRILAPKSPNTDAIDPFSSSNIVIDHVFSSVGDDNIAIKSGAINSPGPDAPSKNILITDCTFENGHGLSIGSEIAGGAQNIHAERIHFKGTDQGIRIKANRDRGADVSNISFKDIDMVDVKTAILVSEYYPKVFPEGDVAAAPVTRLTPMFHNIVIEDVKATGSKMAGVIVGLPEAPVKDIVLKNVDLEAQTGMRIAYANVTFDHVTVKAAEGQAIEVAPSAKVTGK; from the coding sequence ATGCGGTTTTTGGCTGCGGTGTGTGCGGTGGGCGTGGGCTTGGCGGGAGTGGCGGCGGCCCAAACTCCCCATAGCGCGAAGGTGTGCGATGTGCGTGCGTATGGAGCGAAGGGAGACGGCACGACGAAGAATACGGCGGCGATCCAGAAGGCGATCGATGCGTGCGCGGATGGCGGCGGAACGGTGAAGCTGAGCGGAGGCACGTTTGTGAGCGGGCCGATCGTGCTGAAGTCGAACATCACGCTGGATGTGGAGAAGGGCGCGACGCTGCTGGGGTCGCCGGACCGCGAGGACTTCCCAAAGGCGACGTTTGCGCGGAAGCCAACAGTGCAGGCGTTTGTGAGCGCACCGAACGCGGAGAATGTGACGATAACGGGCGGCGGAACGATTGATGGCAACGGGCACATCTGGTGGGAGTATGTGCGCGGCGTGAAGGATTCCGGGGTGCTGGGCAACGATCATCCGCGGCCGATGGGGATTGTGTTCGACCACTCGAAGCACGTGCACATGGAAGACATCACGGTGCAGAACTCCGGGTTCTGGCAGATTGTGCCGTACTACGCGGATGACCTGACGTTTCGGAACATCAGGATTCTGGCGCCGAAGTCGCCCAATACGGATGCGATCGATCCGTTTTCGAGCTCGAATATTGTGATCGATCATGTGTTTTCGAGTGTGGGCGATGACAATATTGCGATCAAATCGGGCGCGATCAATTCGCCGGGACCGGATGCGCCTTCGAAGAACATCCTGATTACGGACTGCACGTTTGAAAACGGGCACGGGCTGTCGATTGGGAGCGAGATTGCGGGCGGCGCGCAGAATATTCACGCCGAGCGGATTCACTTCAAGGGAACGGACCAGGGGATTCGAATCAAGGCGAACCGTGACCGTGGAGCGGATGTGTCGAACATCAGCTTCAAGGACATCGACATGGTGGATGTGAAGACGGCGATTCTGGTGAGCGAGTACTACCCCAAGGTGTTCCCGGAAGGTGATGTTGCGGCGGCTCCGGTGACGAGGCTGACGCCCATGTTTCACAACATTGTGATTGAGGACGTGAAGGCGACGGGGTCCAAGATGGCGGGAGTGATTGTGGGGCTGCCGGAGGCTCCGGTGAAGGATATTGTGCTGAAGAATGTCGATCTCGAGGCGCAGACCGGGATGCGGATTGCGTATGCGAATGTGACGTTCGATCACGTGACGGTGAAGGCGGCGGAGGGGCAGGCGATCGAGGTGGCTCCGAGCGCGAAGGTGACGGGCAAGTAA
- a CDS encoding CocE/NonD family hydrolase, with product MKTICRCTLASAVLAMTSSIFAQQQMPKDDLNPGYTAPEQQTDYIKRVEMVPMHDGVKLYTVIVIPKGAHDAPIVLTRTPYNAAARAERTKGATKMIDLLPLSDEDFVKNGYIRVYQDVRGKYGSEGVYLMTPPPVNSDYNPSGADDTTDAYDTIDWLVKNVPESNGRVGMIGSSYEGFTVVMALLHPHPALKVAAPESPMVDGWMGDDWFHYGAWRQTNFDYFTEQTTKRGLGHPIDRPHWDDYSNFLEAGSAGDYARAAGLDQLPYWHTVEEHPAYDGFWQSQALDKLIAKTPLTVPTMWEQGEWDQEDMYGGNHAYRAWEPKDTTNTMNYLVMGPWFHSQINRQGRGLGPFEWASDTSEYWRRDVLVPFFNQYLKPGSPKADTPPVLMYDAGLDKWDRLEKFPVSCEQGCEVKAQPLYLSAGGGLSFEEPKKSDSRFDEYVSDPAKPVPYRPRPVGNSDGTGWRTWLVTDQRFVDGRPDVLTYESEPLTKPMKLSGEPIVHLMASTSGTDSDWVVKLIDVYPDTKVAAGDAGGVFPGVLGTAPNMSGYELPIGIDIFRGRYRTSFERPEAIKANEPLEYKFALPLVERTILPGHRLMVQVQSTAFPLYDRNPQKFVPNIFDAKPGDYQKATQRIWHEPGEASYVSLPVVP from the coding sequence ATGAAGACAATCTGCCGCTGTACTCTGGCCAGCGCCGTGCTGGCCATGACCTCGTCCATCTTCGCGCAGCAGCAGATGCCGAAGGACGATTTGAATCCGGGGTACACGGCTCCGGAGCAGCAGACGGATTACATCAAGCGCGTCGAGATGGTGCCGATGCACGACGGCGTCAAGCTCTACACGGTCATAGTCATTCCGAAGGGTGCGCATGACGCGCCGATCGTGCTGACGCGGACGCCATATAACGCGGCGGCCCGCGCCGAGCGGACCAAGGGCGCGACGAAGATGATCGACCTTCTTCCGCTAAGCGATGAAGATTTCGTGAAGAACGGCTACATCCGCGTATACCAGGATGTGCGTGGGAAGTATGGGTCGGAGGGTGTGTACCTGATGACCCCGCCGCCGGTGAACTCCGATTACAACCCGAGTGGCGCGGATGATACGACGGACGCGTACGACACGATCGACTGGCTGGTGAAGAACGTGCCGGAATCAAACGGCCGCGTGGGCATGATCGGATCAAGCTATGAGGGCTTCACGGTCGTGATGGCGCTGCTGCATCCGCATCCTGCGCTGAAGGTGGCGGCGCCTGAGAGCCCAATGGTGGACGGATGGATGGGTGATGACTGGTTCCACTATGGCGCGTGGCGGCAGACGAATTTCGATTACTTTACCGAGCAGACGACGAAGCGAGGGCTGGGCCATCCCATCGACCGTCCGCATTGGGACGACTATTCGAACTTCCTGGAGGCGGGATCGGCGGGTGATTACGCACGGGCGGCGGGCCTCGATCAGTTGCCGTATTGGCACACGGTCGAAGAGCATCCGGCGTATGACGGTTTCTGGCAGTCGCAGGCGCTGGACAAGCTGATCGCGAAAACGCCGCTGACGGTGCCGACGATGTGGGAGCAGGGGGAGTGGGACCAGGAAGATATGTACGGCGGCAACCATGCATATCGCGCGTGGGAGCCGAAGGACACGACCAACACGATGAACTACCTGGTGATGGGGCCGTGGTTCCATAGCCAGATCAACCGGCAGGGGCGGGGACTGGGGCCGTTCGAGTGGGCATCGGATACCTCGGAGTACTGGCGGCGCGATGTGCTGGTGCCGTTCTTCAACCAGTATCTGAAGCCGGGATCTCCCAAAGCCGATACGCCTCCAGTCCTGATGTACGACGCGGGTCTCGATAAGTGGGACAGGCTCGAGAAGTTTCCGGTGAGCTGCGAGCAGGGCTGCGAGGTGAAGGCTCAGCCGTTGTACTTGTCGGCAGGTGGCGGCTTGTCTTTTGAGGAGCCGAAGAAGAGCGACTCGCGCTTTGACGAATACGTCTCGGATCCGGCGAAGCCGGTGCCGTACCGGCCGCGGCCGGTGGGGAACTCGGATGGCACGGGGTGGCGGACGTGGCTGGTGACGGACCAGCGGTTCGTGGATGGCCGGCCGGATGTGCTGACGTATGAGTCCGAGCCGCTCACGAAGCCGATGAAGCTGTCGGGTGAGCCGATTGTGCACCTGATGGCGTCGACGAGCGGGACGGACTCGGACTGGGTGGTGAAGCTGATCGATGTGTATCCGGACACGAAGGTCGCGGCGGGCGATGCGGGAGGCGTGTTTCCGGGTGTGCTCGGGACGGCGCCGAATATGAGCGGGTATGAGCTGCCGATCGGGATTGACATCTTCCGTGGACGATACCGGACCAGCTTCGAGCGTCCGGAGGCGATCAAGGCGAACGAGCCGCTGGAGTACAAGTTCGCGCTGCCACTGGTGGAGCGGACGATTCTCCCGGGACATCGGCTGATGGTCCAGGTGCAGTCGACGGCGTTCCCGCTGTACGACCGGAATCCCCAGAAGTTCGTGCCGAACATCTTTGACGCGAAGCCGGGTGACTACCAGAAGGCGACGCAGCGGATCTGGCACGAGCCGGGAGAGGCGAGCTACGTCAGCTTGCCGGTGGTTCCGTAG
- the panB gene encoding 3-methyl-2-oxobutanoate hydroxymethyltransferase has product MSLTAPQDEVRPAAAAKVTPQSLLAQKQGAAAITALTAYDYPTARLADEAGIDVVLVGDSLGMAVLGYEHTLSVTLEDMLHHARAVRRGTQRALLVVDMPYGSYHVSPEETMRNALRLVKEGGAEAVKVEGGAARVDVVRALTMAEIPVVAHIGLTPQSLHRMGGYRVQGRDEETAAQLRDDALALEEAGAIALVLEGIPRELALDITSLLSIPTIGIGAGPDCDGQILVFHDVFSLSFRKPPKFVRTFGDAASLIRNGLSAFREAVEAREFPNNQESYHFSQRLSLTRQDADTVDSVEHTACVS; this is encoded by the coding sequence ATGAGTCTGACTGCACCTCAGGACGAGGTACGTCCTGCCGCTGCGGCGAAGGTCACGCCGCAAAGTCTGCTGGCGCAGAAACAAGGCGCCGCTGCTATCACTGCACTCACAGCTTACGATTACCCAACTGCCCGCCTCGCAGATGAAGCAGGCATCGACGTCGTGCTCGTCGGCGACTCGCTGGGCATGGCCGTGCTTGGCTACGAACACACCCTGAGCGTGACCCTCGAGGACATGTTGCACCACGCGCGTGCGGTGCGGCGGGGAACGCAGCGAGCCTTGCTGGTCGTCGATATGCCGTACGGCAGCTATCACGTCTCGCCCGAAGAGACGATGCGCAATGCGCTGCGGCTGGTGAAGGAAGGCGGAGCTGAAGCTGTCAAAGTTGAGGGCGGCGCGGCGCGCGTCGATGTCGTCCGTGCCCTCACGATGGCAGAGATACCAGTGGTTGCGCACATTGGGCTGACGCCGCAATCGCTTCATCGCATGGGCGGCTATCGTGTGCAGGGCAGAGACGAAGAGACTGCAGCACAACTGCGCGACGACGCGCTCGCCCTGGAAGAGGCTGGAGCCATCGCGCTGGTGCTCGAAGGCATTCCGAGGGAACTGGCGCTGGATATCACCTCGCTCCTGAGCATTCCGACGATCGGTATCGGCGCGGGGCCAGATTGCGACGGACAGATTCTCGTGTTTCACGACGTCTTTTCGCTGTCGTTTCGCAAGCCCCCAAAGTTCGTGCGAACGTTTGGCGACGCGGCATCGCTCATCCGCAATGGTTTGAGCGCATTTCGTGAAGCGGTAGAAGCGCGAGAGTTTCCGAATAACCAGGAGAGCTACCATTTTTCTCAGCGCCTTTCGCTCACGCGACAGGACGCCGACACCGTTGACAGCGTGGAGCACACCGCGTGCGTATCCTAA
- the panC gene encoding pantoate--beta-alanine ligase has protein sequence MRILTTVSAMRDAMKTAQRGSPGKIVGLVPTMGALHEGHLSLVREARASCDCVVATIFVNPLQFGPREDFGKYPRTLEQDCEMLSAEGVDVVFAPSVEEMYPAGAATVVDVPEIGSRLDGASRPGHFRGVATVVTKLFHIVQPHRAFFGQKDAAQVAVLRPMVRDLNFDLELITCPIIREADGLAMSSRNRYLSTSERSQALALYEALTEVENRYGRGDRNVTGLRNVLRARLESAAGVRVDYAEIVDQHTLEPISDFSAGALVAVAAWVGKTRLIDNILLPSEETAR, from the coding sequence GTGCGTATCCTAACCACTGTCAGCGCGATGCGTGACGCGATGAAAACGGCACAACGCGGCTCTCCGGGAAAGATCGTTGGGCTGGTACCAACGATGGGAGCTCTGCACGAAGGGCACTTGTCGCTGGTGCGCGAGGCGCGCGCAAGTTGCGATTGCGTGGTCGCCACCATCTTTGTGAACCCGCTGCAGTTTGGCCCGCGCGAAGACTTTGGAAAGTATCCGCGGACTTTGGAGCAGGACTGCGAAATGCTTTCGGCGGAAGGCGTCGACGTGGTCTTTGCACCGTCAGTGGAAGAGATGTATCCCGCGGGTGCAGCGACGGTCGTGGATGTGCCGGAGATCGGCAGCAGGCTTGATGGTGCGTCGCGGCCCGGACATTTTCGCGGTGTTGCCACTGTCGTGACGAAGCTGTTTCACATTGTGCAGCCGCACCGTGCATTTTTCGGGCAGAAAGACGCCGCGCAAGTTGCCGTGCTTCGGCCCATGGTGCGTGATTTGAACTTCGATCTCGAGCTAATCACCTGCCCGATCATTCGGGAAGCAGATGGACTTGCGATGAGCTCGCGGAACCGATATCTCAGCACAAGCGAGCGCTCGCAGGCACTTGCGCTCTACGAGGCGCTCACCGAAGTGGAGAACAGGTACGGGCGCGGAGACCGGAATGTGACGGGGCTGCGCAACGTGCTGCGGGCGAGGCTGGAGAGTGCTGCGGGAGTGCGCGTCGATTATGCGGAGATCGTCGACCAGCATACGCTGGAGCCGATCAGCGATTTCAGCGCTGGCGCTCTGGTCGCCGTGGCGGCCTGGGTGGGAAAGACACGGCTGATCGACAACATCCTGCTGCCCAGCGAGGAGACTGCGCGATGA
- the coaBC gene encoding bifunctional phosphopantothenoylcysteine decarboxylase/phosphopantothenate--cysteine ligase CoaBC → MKILLGVCGGIAAYKSAELVRELQRGGAEVQVVMTANAERFITPLTLAGLSGSQVLTSLWEPSASETTTNEPQRFEMEHIRLAQEADAILIAPATATLLAKLAHGIADDLLTTICLASQSPLLIAPAMNVNMWQHPATKGNIATLRARGAVVIEPAHGALACGMVGEGRLASVEQIVESVLRVTRRARDLTGETVLITAGGTREPIDPVRFLGNRSSGKMGVAIAEAAVARGAEVILISAARPLAELPCRQIDVTTAEEMLNAVLEELPRASMVFMAAAVADYRVAEPAIYKRKKAATLTLELVQNEDILMHVVRERRHGTLVVGFAAETHNLLEEARRKLRSKGADAIVANDVSRTDAGFEGDDNEGFLLTRERQIPLPLSTKRAMADLLFDELIPFAERLRCESDAVVAMEVNGAIYSNG, encoded by the coding sequence ATGAAGATTCTCCTCGGTGTGTGCGGCGGGATTGCGGCATATAAATCCGCCGAGCTGGTACGCGAGCTTCAGCGCGGCGGTGCTGAGGTGCAGGTTGTGATGACGGCGAATGCCGAACGATTTATCACTCCGCTGACGCTTGCCGGCTTGAGCGGAAGCCAGGTGCTCACATCGCTGTGGGAGCCGTCTGCGAGTGAGACGACAACCAATGAGCCGCAACGGTTTGAGATGGAACACATTCGTCTGGCTCAGGAAGCGGACGCTATTCTCATCGCGCCGGCGACCGCGACCCTCCTGGCGAAACTTGCGCATGGGATTGCGGACGATTTGCTGACAACGATCTGCCTGGCGTCGCAGTCTCCTCTGCTGATTGCTCCCGCGATGAACGTGAACATGTGGCAACATCCGGCTACGAAGGGCAACATTGCGACACTGCGCGCACGCGGCGCCGTTGTGATCGAGCCCGCGCATGGAGCGCTGGCCTGTGGCATGGTGGGCGAAGGCAGGCTCGCTTCCGTCGAGCAAATTGTCGAATCCGTTTTGCGCGTCACGCGGCGTGCACGCGACCTCACGGGTGAGACGGTGCTGATTACTGCCGGCGGTACCCGCGAACCGATCGATCCTGTGCGATTCCTTGGCAATCGGTCGAGCGGCAAGATGGGGGTTGCGATTGCGGAAGCCGCAGTTGCGCGGGGCGCGGAGGTCATCTTGATTTCCGCAGCAAGGCCACTCGCCGAACTGCCCTGCCGGCAAATTGATGTAACGACGGCAGAGGAGATGCTGAACGCGGTGTTGGAAGAGCTGCCGCGCGCGTCGATGGTATTCATGGCCGCGGCCGTGGCCGACTATCGTGTCGCTGAACCGGCCATCTACAAGCGGAAGAAGGCCGCGACGCTCACGCTGGAGCTCGTGCAGAATGAGGACATTCTGATGCACGTTGTGCGTGAACGCAGACACGGAACTCTGGTCGTCGGGTTCGCTGCGGAAACACATAATCTGCTGGAGGAAGCGCGCCGCAAACTGCGAAGCAAGGGCGCCGATGCGATCGTGGCAAATGATGTGTCGCGGACGGATGCCGGCTTTGAAGGCGATGACAACGAGGGCTTCCTGCTCACGCGGGAACGCCAAATCCCGCTTCCGCTTTCAACGAAGCGCGCGATGGCCGATCTTCTTTTTGACGAACTTATTCCGTTTGCTGAGCGGCTCCGTTGTGAGTCAGACGCGGTTGTCGCGATGGAAGTCAACGGAGCGATTTACTCGAACGGATAG
- a CDS encoding deoxyribonuclease IV, which produces MAKKRIGVHVGTAGGCWTAVQRAVDAGANTFQIFSSSPRTWRTSPVKPEDAKKMREARAKHDVNPMVFHASYLINLCSQVESVRANSVNAFRGEVERALAWGAEYLVLHPGSWNGLTREEGLRLAVQGIERATDGLPWHDHNFKVLIENTAGAEFSLGGTLEQVAELVERLRACAPVAVCLDTCHLHVKGYDILTTEGWAETTKLIEQTVGTDAVRVWHCNDAKAPAGSKLDRHEHIGEGTIGSAAFRRLLCDKRFEHAAFIAETPVDEPGDEMRNVMALRALSAG; this is translated from the coding sequence ATGGCGAAGAAGAGGATTGGTGTGCATGTGGGCACGGCGGGCGGATGCTGGACTGCCGTGCAGCGTGCGGTGGATGCGGGCGCAAATACATTTCAGATCTTCAGCTCCAGCCCGCGAACATGGCGGACCTCACCCGTAAAACCGGAAGACGCGAAGAAGATGCGCGAGGCTCGTGCGAAACACGACGTGAACCCCATGGTCTTTCATGCGAGCTACCTGATCAACTTGTGCAGCCAGGTGGAGAGCGTGCGCGCGAACTCGGTGAACGCATTTCGCGGCGAAGTGGAGCGCGCATTGGCATGGGGCGCGGAGTACCTCGTCCTTCACCCAGGTTCGTGGAACGGGCTCACGCGCGAAGAAGGTTTGCGTCTGGCGGTGCAGGGCATCGAGCGCGCCACTGACGGTTTGCCCTGGCATGACCACAACTTCAAGGTACTGATTGAGAACACCGCGGGTGCGGAGTTTTCGCTCGGCGGAACGCTGGAGCAGGTGGCGGAATTAGTCGAGCGCCTGCGCGCATGCGCCCCCGTCGCGGTGTGTCTCGACACGTGCCATCTGCATGTGAAGGGATACGACATCCTGACCACCGAAGGCTGGGCTGAGACCACGAAGTTGATCGAACAGACCGTTGGCACCGACGCCGTGCGCGTATGGCACTGCAATGACGCGAAGGCGCCGGCGGGGTCGAAGCTCGATCGCCACGAACATATCGGTGAGGGCACAATCGGGTCGGCCGCGTTCCGGCGCCTGCTTTGTGACAAGCGCTTCGAGCACGCGGCATTCATCGCAGAAACGCCTGTCGATGAGCCCGGGGACGAGATGCGCAATGTGATGGCCCTGCGAGCGCTCAGCGCGGGCTGA
- a CDS encoding oxidoreductase, with the protein MTETTIAEPEAPAKPHATKYTRNQPYISRVITNRRLTGPESEKETIHIELELEEGMSYTPGDAVGIIPTNRESQVAEVLDALSFNGTERVLDHYKVEISLHEALTTRLGIGKLARGSVNQYAKLYGENVPEGLKKLLGTENKAKAEEYTWGREFVDLVRDFPSAIKQPQELFNILQRLTPRMYSIASSQLAHPNEVHTTVRVVRYNAHGAERQGVCSGHLGERAPVGATIPIFLHENNAFRLPQDPDAPVIMVGPGTGIAPFRAFLEHRQALGEKGPMWLFFGEQRRVSDYLYEEQFAQMQREGVLTKLHTAFSRDTGKKVYVQDRMQENVADLYDWLERGAYFYVCGDASRMAKDVENALLDVIAKGSNRTLEHAAEYLANMKKQKRYQRDVY; encoded by the coding sequence ATGACCGAGACGACGATCGCAGAACCTGAAGCCCCGGCCAAGCCGCACGCCACCAAGTACACCCGCAATCAGCCGTACATTTCACGCGTCATTACCAACCGGCGCCTGACCGGGCCTGAGAGCGAAAAAGAGACCATCCACATCGAGCTCGAGCTCGAAGAAGGCATGTCGTACACGCCTGGCGATGCGGTCGGTATTATTCCGACGAACCGCGAGAGCCAGGTAGCCGAGGTGCTCGATGCGCTCAGCTTCAACGGCACGGAGCGCGTGCTCGATCATTACAAGGTTGAAATTTCTCTGCACGAGGCGCTCACGACCCGGCTGGGCATTGGCAAGCTCGCACGCGGAAGCGTGAATCAGTACGCAAAGCTCTACGGCGAGAATGTGCCCGAGGGCCTGAAGAAGCTGCTCGGCACCGAGAACAAGGCGAAGGCGGAGGAGTACACGTGGGGCCGCGAGTTCGTGGACCTGGTGAGAGACTTTCCCAGTGCGATCAAGCAGCCGCAGGAACTGTTCAACATTCTGCAGAGGCTGACGCCGCGCATGTACTCGATTGCGTCGTCGCAACTCGCGCATCCGAATGAGGTGCACACGACTGTGCGCGTGGTGCGCTACAACGCGCACGGGGCCGAGCGGCAGGGAGTCTGCTCCGGCCATCTCGGTGAGCGCGCTCCCGTCGGTGCGACGATACCTATCTTCCTGCACGAGAACAATGCCTTCCGTCTGCCTCAGGACCCGGATGCTCCGGTGATCATGGTCGGACCGGGCACCGGCATCGCGCCCTTCCGCGCATTTCTCGAACATCGTCAGGCGCTCGGCGAAAAGGGCCCGATGTGGTTGTTCTTCGGCGAGCAGCGTCGGGTTTCTGACTACCTGTACGAGGAACAGTTTGCTCAGATGCAGCGCGAGGGTGTGCTGACGAAGCTGCACACTGCATTCAGCCGCGACACGGGGAAGAAGGTCTACGTGCAGGATCGCATGCAGGAGAACGTCGCGGACCTGTACGACTGGCTTGAACGCGGAGCCTACTTCTACGTCTGCGGCGATGCGAGCCGCATGGCCAAGGACGTTGAGAACGCGCTGCTGGACGTGATCGCGAAGGGCTCAAATAGGACTCTCGAACACGCCGCGGAGTATCTCGCCAACATGAAGAAGCAGAAGCGGTATCAGCGCGACGTCTATTAG
- a CDS encoding DUF885 family protein, with the protein MGYHQWIEFRNRYQQAAGTAFDLKHFNDEALDEGPLPIPVLEPLMMQRLHATK; encoded by the coding sequence GTGGGCTATCACCAGTGGATTGAGTTCCGCAACCGCTATCAGCAAGCAGCCGGAACGGCCTTTGATTTGAAGCATTTCAACGACGAAGCGCTGGACGAAGGTCCTCTGCCGATACCGGTGCTGGAGCCGCTGATGATGCAACGTTTGCATGCGACGAAATAG